One window of Papaver somniferum cultivar HN1 chromosome 9, ASM357369v1, whole genome shotgun sequence genomic DNA carries:
- the LOC113310366 gene encoding probable catabolite repression protein creC produces MNHNNNNNGMMSSSSSSVTNSQLPGLKAHIKTPEGRYKFQYEKTHPSGFLHYTNSKVITKLTVAHLKERTAQSQPTPSSSSSSSSSYSASSSVRLVASKLLGAGNGSRTLSFVGLNGPSKSVAAGTNRIGSMGGISPSNNFPVISNFDGKGSYLIFNVGDTIFISDLNTPDKDPIKSLHFSSLNPVCHAFDPESKDGHDLLIGLYSGDVYSLSLRQQLQDVGKRLVGAQHHNKDGLVNCSRCTSIAWVPGGDGTFVVAHADGNLYIYDKNKESSADTSLPVIKDQTQFSVAHTRSSRTNPVARWHICQGPISHIAFSNDGSHLATVGRDGYLRVFDYSKEQLICGGKSYYGALLCCAWSKDGKYILAGGEDDLVHVWSMDEHKVVAWGEGHGSWVSGVAFDSYWSTPTSDGSGESIMYRFGSVGQDTQLLLWDLVMDEIVVPLRRYPTGGSPTYSTGSQSSYWDSISPVGTLQPSPSIRNVPKISPLVVQRVHTDPLSGLVFTKESILTVCREGHVKVWTRPVPSESNSSNSETALNTSSKE; encoded by the exons AtgaatcacaacaacaacaacaacgggatgatgtcatcgtcttcatcatcagtaACAAACTCTCAGTTACCAGGATTGAAAGCTCATATTAAAACTCCAGAAGGTCGTTACAAATTCCAATACGAAAAAACTCATCCTTCTGGTTTTCTTCATTACACTAACAGCAAAGTCATCACTAAG TTGACAGTTGCTCATCTTAAAGAGAGAACAGCACAATCACAGCCTACTCCGAGCTCGTCTTCATCCTCGTCTTCTAGCTATAGTGCTAGTAGTAGTGTAAGATTAGTAGCATCCAAACTATTGGGAGCAGGGAATGGTAGTCGTACACTTAGTTTCGTTGGATTAAATGGACCTAGTAAATCTGTTGCTGCTGGGACTAATAGGATTGGTTCGATGGGTGGCATTTCACCGTCGAATAACTTCCCGGTTATATCGAATTTTGATGGAAAAGGAAGTTATTTGATTTTCAATGTTGGTGATACTATTTTCATTAGTGATCTCAATACGCCAGATAAG GATCCTATAAAGTCATTACATTTCAGTAGCTTGAATCCTGTTTGCCACGCATTTGATCCGGAATCCAAAGATGGGCATGACTTGCTTATTGGATTGTACTCTGGAGATG TTTACTCGTTATCGCTGCGTCAGCAATTGCAAGATGTTGGAAAGAGGCTTGTAGGTGCACAACATCACAATAAAGATGGTTTAGTTAATTGTAG TCGATGCACCAGTATTGCATGGGTGCCTGGAGGTGATGGTACATTTGTTGTTGCTCATGCTGATGGGAACTTGTACATCTATGATAAG aacaaggaaagTAGCGCTGATACTTCATTACCTGTCATCAAGGACCAAACTCAATTTTCTGTTGCTCATACACGGTCCAGCAGG ACTAACCCAGTTGCTAGGTGGCATATCTGTCAAGGGCCAATTAGTCATATAGCCTTCTCAAACGATGGGAGTCATTTGGCAACTGTTGGAAGAGATG GTTACTTACGAGTATTTGACTACTCAAAAGAGCAGCTAATATGCGGTGGAAAAAGCTATTATGGTGCTTTACTATGCTGTGCTTGGAG CAAGGATGGAAAATATATTTTGGCTGGAGGAGAAGATGATCTAGTACATGTGTGGAGCATGGATGAGCATAAGGTAGTTGCATGGGGGGAGGGTCACGGCTCATGG GTTAGTGGAGTTGCCTTCGACTCTTACTGGTCAACGCCAACTTCTGATGGCAGCGGGGAAAGCATCATGTATCGGTTTGGTTCCGTTGGTCAG GACACTCAGTTGCTTCTCTGGGACCTGGTAATGGATGAGATTGTGGTACCACTGCGGCGTTATCCAACTGGTGGTTCCCCCACATACAGCACTGGAAGCCAATCTTCTTACTGGGATAGCATTTCCCCTGTGGGTACTCTTCAACCTTCTCCTAGCATTCGAAATGTGCCCAAGATCTCCCCTTTAGTCGTTCAGCGTGTTCATACTGATCCACTCTCTGGCTTGGTATTTACAAAAGAATCCATTCTCACTGTTTGCCGGGAGGGTCATGTGAAAGTATGGACAAGACCTGTGCCAAGTGAAAGCAATTCCAGTAACTCAGAGACTGCTCTGAATACCAGCTCAAAGGAGTAA
- the LOC113309583 gene encoding uncharacterized protein LOC113309583 isoform X3: MLDVSPVALSICCSKKGRCRINSPGFARWDAWNISNAISVLEKFPYKISESGIFEFGHSLTIPLDVAERKLINPIKQLSRLETEQEKVMNLEKENVVLIIEKEEWINTQRGILVRFRSERNKLVAKSKLLKVDVKREIYKVMEGTLDEIFKSLDEKSRDCEQVQEHDDQPQRMEAQQEEYDIGPDEYGRKTPDTETSLPRTKSGGDTAEDGSGLFSLGLTQYLNEQGSKGDDVADFDSPEKGPRMKKNNEVHVSSLVRGVKTRSSRPEKGIGADFTPDGLGKKKESKHVVSLQAI; encoded by the exons ATGTTAGACGTATCACCGGTTGCACTTTCTATCTGCTG TTCCAAGAAGGGGAGGTGCAGAATCAATAGTCCCGGATTTGCAagatgggatgcttggaatatatCGAACGCTATTTCGGTACTCGAAAAATTCCCATATAAAATATCAGAG TCAGGAATATTTGAATTTGGTCATAGTTTAACAATTCCATTGGATGTCGCCGAAAGGAAATTGATAAATCCTATAAAGCAGCTATCAAGGTTGGAAACAGAACAAGAGAAAGTTATGAATCTGGAGAAGGAGAATGTTGTTTTGATTATAGAAAAGGAGGAATGGATAAACACTCAACGTGGAATTTTAGTAAGGTTTCGTAGTGAAAGGAACAAATTGGTAGCAAAGAGTAAACTACTAAAGGTTGATGTTAAGCGTGAAATATATAAGGTCATGGAGGGAACTCTAGATGAAATTTTCAAGAGCTTGGATGAAAAATCAAGGGACTGCGAACAAGTGCAAGAGCACGATGATCAACCACAAAGGATGGAAGCGCAACAAGAAGAGTATGATATAGGACCAGATGAGTATGGGAGAAAAACACCGGACACGGAAACATCGCTTCCGCGTACAAAATCTG GTGGGGATACAGCTGAAGATGGTTCTGGATTATTCTCACTCGGTCTCACCCAGTATTTAAACGAACAAGGATCAAAAGGAGATG ATGTGGCTGACTTTGATAGTCCGGAAAAAGGTCCAAGGATGAAGAAAAACAATGAAGTACATGTCAGCTCATTAGTCAGGGGAGTGAAAACCAGATCATCAAGGCCGGAGAAAGGTATAGGAGCAGATTTTACCCCGGATGGTCTggggaagaaaaaggaaagtaaACATGTAGTGAGTTTACAAGCAATTTGA
- the LOC113309583 gene encoding uncharacterized protein LOC113309583 isoform X4 produces the protein MVKHRDKDAGCNESSDNDDFVKPLKKTKTIKKTEKPKTNSTKPFRANFGPLHDLFRDLENKGQLLTKELIKALEATPFRDMVRVFIDNKISKDELCKSNHGLEMLIHTFTKTKDGQYGFNLVEGHELFISTPEDMVVDLGLQIIENGIEYKLINERKVTPSTNDLCIRYKFGETSPPVVRSTEVQVAIIDAIKNGRVEDFVRLVVFYMSNNFFHKNSIESSKGDVRRITGCTFYLLYWFAEHSSLVPRRGGAESIVPDLQDGMLGIYRTLFRYSKNSHIKYQSQEYLNLVIV, from the exons ATGGTGAAACATCGTGATAAAGATGCTGGTTGTAACGAATCCAGTGATAACGATGATTTTGTGAAGCCGCTTAAGAAAACGAAAACGattaagaaaactgaaaaaccaaaaacaa ATTCGACAAAACCTTTCAGAGCAAATTTTGGTCCTTTGCATGACCTCTTCCGTGACCTCGAGAATAAGGGCCAACTGCTAACCAAGGAACTGATAAAAGCTCTTGAGGCGACACCATTTCGTGACATGGTTCGAGTGTTCATAGATAATAAGATTAGCAAAGATGAGTTATGTAAGAGTAACCATGGACTGGAAATGCTCATACATACTTTCACTAAAACTAAAGATGGACAGTATGGTTTCAATCTCGTTGAAGGACATGAATTGTTTATCTCGACACCGGAAGACATGGTCGTTGATCTTGGATTGCAGATAATTGAGAATGGTATTGAGTACAAATTAATAAATGAAAGAAAAGTCACCCCGAGCACAAATGATTTGTGTATAAGATACAAGTTTGGAGAAACATCTCCACCAGTAGTTAGGAGTACTGAAGTTCAAGTAGCTATAATAGATGCAATTAAAAATGGCAGGGTTGAAGATTTTGTGAGGCTCGTTGTTTTCTACATGTCAAACAATTTTTTTCACAAAAACAG TATTGAATCCAGCAAAGGGGATGTTAGACGTATCACCGGTTGCACTTTCTATCTGCTG TATTGGTTTGCGGAACATTCTTCATTAGTTCCAAGAAGGGGAGGTGCAGAATCAATAGTCCCGGATTTGCAagatgggatgcttggaatatatCGAACGCTATTTCGGTACTCGAAAAATTCCCATATAAAATATCAGAG TCAGGAATATTTGAATTTGGTCATAGTTTAA
- the LOC113309488 gene encoding uncharacterized protein LOC113309488, translating to MYGDDVKAYTDLVWYVKKVEETNEGSIVDFQYDDSTEEFKRLFLAYGALIKVFEYCRAMLYLDATFLTGRFKGCLMAATAKNGNDEFYPIAYGIVSHEDGANWVWFLKNLKKVVKGRQIVFLSDQGTGLLYDVPEVFPDAYHSYWYYHMKQKIPVQGDDQLYPHVLNHWRHAVYALTEGGYNKAVKDLIDLECGHVVRWMEKQGPEHWSNAFFEGCRYGEVASSVAESVNNWVKDEKRMPVSALVNTIRMKLMEVIHKRHKISETMTSRLTPDYENKLKELTDEGNSWIVIPAGDTLFEVVADHRYAVNLEIFHCSCNRWKVYGFPCSHAIQCILLSGKQVYDFVQPYFTSSWYKTLYSFAIHPVPDSEKENESSDNVRVIPPPVKKGPGRPKTERFQPKSVKMKSEKRKIRCGNCKRLSNHNSRTCPNQEVHDFSGI from the exons ATGTATGGTGATGATGTGAAAGCTTATACAGACTTGGTGTGGTATGTTAAAAAAGTAGAGGAGACGAATGAGGGTTCTATTGTCGATTTTCAGTATGATGATTCAACCGAAGAGTTTAAAAGACTGTTTCTTGCATATGGTGCATTAATCAAGGTTTTTGAATATTGCCGTGCAATGTTGTATTTAGATGCCACGTTCCTTACCGGTAGGTTCAAAGGTTGTTTAATGGCTGCAACTGCGAAGAATGGCAACGATG AGTTTTATCCCATTGCATATGGTATCGTCTCTCATGAAGATGGTGCAAACTGGGTTTGGtttttgaaaaatctaaaaaaggTTGTCAAAGGGAGGCAGATTGTTTTTCTTTCTGATCAAGGAACAGGGTTATTGTATGATGTTCCTGAAGTTTTCCCAGATGCGTACCATTCTTATTGGTATTACCACATGAAGCAAAAGATTCCTGTCCAAGGAGATGATCAATTGTATCCTCATGTGCTAAACCACTGGAGGCATGCTGTGTACGCCTTGACGGAAG GTGGGTATAATAAAGCTGTGAAAGATCTCATTGATTTGGAATGTGGCCACGTTGTGAGATGGATGGAGAAACAAGGACCTGAGCATTGGTCCAATGCATTTTTCGAGGGCTGTAGGTACGGTGAAGTTGCTTCAAGTGTGGCTGAATCTGTCAATAATTGGGTGAAGGACGAGAAGAGGATGCCGGTATCAGCTCTCGTTAATACTATTAGAATGAAACTCATGGAAGTGATCCATAAGCGTCATAAGATTTCCGAAACTATGACAAGTCGCTTGACTCCAGACTATGAAAACAAGTTAAAAGAACTTACTGATGAAGGTAACTCTTGGATTGTTATACCTGCTGGGGATACTTTGTTTGAAGTTGTTGCAGATCACCGTTATGCTGTCAATTTGGAGATTTTTCACTGTTCTTGCAATAGGTGGAAGGTTTATGGATTTCCTTGCAGCCATGCTATTCAATGCATATTGCTGTCTGGAAAACAAGTATATGACTTTGTTCAGCCGTATTTCACATCTAGCTGGTACAAAACTCTTTATTCTTTCGCTATCCATCCTGTTCCAGATTCCGAGAAAGAGAATGAGTCATCTGACAATGTGCGAGTTATTCCTCCTCCTGTTAAAAAGGGTCCAGGGCGTCCAAAGACTGAGCGTTTTCAGCCAAAGTCTGTGAAGATGAAGAgtgagaagagaaagataagatgcGGAAACTGCAAGAGGCTATCGAATCACAACAGCCGAACTTGCCCGAATCAGgaagttcatgatttttctgggaTATGA
- the LOC113309583 gene encoding uncharacterized protein LOC113309583 isoform X5, producing MLDVSPVALSICCSKKGRCRINSPGFARWDAWNISNAISVLEKFPYKISESGIFEFGHSLTIPLDVAERKLINPIKQLSRLETEQEKVMNLEKENVVLIIEKEEWINTQRGILVRFRSERNKLVAKSKLLKVDVKREIYKVMEGTLDEIFKSLDEKSRDCEQVQEHDDQPQRMEAQQEEYDIGPDEYGRKTPDTETSLPRTKSAEDGSGLFSLGLTQYLNEQGSKGDDVADFDSPEKGPRMKKNNEVHVSSLVRGVKTRSSRPEKGIGADFTPDGLGKKKESKHVVSLQAI from the exons ATGTTAGACGTATCACCGGTTGCACTTTCTATCTGCTG TTCCAAGAAGGGGAGGTGCAGAATCAATAGTCCCGGATTTGCAagatgggatgcttggaatatatCGAACGCTATTTCGGTACTCGAAAAATTCCCATATAAAATATCAGAG TCAGGAATATTTGAATTTGGTCATAGTTTAACAATTCCATTGGATGTCGCCGAAAGGAAATTGATAAATCCTATAAAGCAGCTATCAAGGTTGGAAACAGAACAAGAGAAAGTTATGAATCTGGAGAAGGAGAATGTTGTTTTGATTATAGAAAAGGAGGAATGGATAAACACTCAACGTGGAATTTTAGTAAGGTTTCGTAGTGAAAGGAACAAATTGGTAGCAAAGAGTAAACTACTAAAGGTTGATGTTAAGCGTGAAATATATAAGGTCATGGAGGGAACTCTAGATGAAATTTTCAAGAGCTTGGATGAAAAATCAAGGGACTGCGAACAAGTGCAAGAGCACGATGATCAACCACAAAGGATGGAAGCGCAACAAGAAGAGTATGATATAGGACCAGATGAGTATGGGAGAAAAACACCGGACACGGAAACATCGCTTCCGCGTACAAAATCTG CTGAAGATGGTTCTGGATTATTCTCACTCGGTCTCACCCAGTATTTAAACGAACAAGGATCAAAAGGAGATG ATGTGGCTGACTTTGATAGTCCGGAAAAAGGTCCAAGGATGAAGAAAAACAATGAAGTACATGTCAGCTCATTAGTCAGGGGAGTGAAAACCAGATCATCAAGGCCGGAGAAAGGTATAGGAGCAGATTTTACCCCGGATGGTCTggggaagaaaaaggaaagtaaACATGTAGTGAGTTTACAAGCAATTTGA
- the LOC113309583 gene encoding uncharacterized protein LOC113309583 isoform X2, producing the protein MVKHRDKDAGCNESSDNDDFVKPLKKTKTIKKTEKPKTSKECAETGKKKATNQLSYSYSLDSTKPFRANFGPLHDLFRDLENKGQLLTKELIKALEATPFRDMVRVFIDNKISKDELCKSNHGLEMLIHTFTKTKDGQYGFNLVEGHELFISTPEDMVVDLGLQIIENGIEYKLINERKVTPSTNDLCIRYKFGETSPPVVRSTEVQVAIIDAIKNGRVEDFVRLVVFYMSNNFFHKNSKGDVRRITGCTFYLLYWFAEHSSLVPRRGGAESIVPDLQDGMLGIYRTLFRYSKNSHIKYQSQEYLNLVIV; encoded by the exons ATGGTGAAACATCGTGATAAAGATGCTGGTTGTAACGAATCCAGTGATAACGATGATTTTGTGAAGCCGCTTAAGAAAACGAAAACGattaagaaaactgaaaaaccaaaaacaagtaaggaatgtgctgaaaccggcaaaaaaaAGGCAACAAATCAGCTAAGCTACTCGTATTCGTTAG ATTCGACAAAACCTTTCAGAGCAAATTTTGGTCCTTTGCATGACCTCTTCCGTGACCTCGAGAATAAGGGCCAACTGCTAACCAAGGAACTGATAAAAGCTCTTGAGGCGACACCATTTCGTGACATGGTTCGAGTGTTCATAGATAATAAGATTAGCAAAGATGAGTTATGTAAGAGTAACCATGGACTGGAAATGCTCATACATACTTTCACTAAAACTAAAGATGGACAGTATGGTTTCAATCTCGTTGAAGGACATGAATTGTTTATCTCGACACCGGAAGACATGGTCGTTGATCTTGGATTGCAGATAATTGAGAATGGTATTGAGTACAAATTAATAAATGAAAGAAAAGTCACCCCGAGCACAAATGATTTGTGTATAAGATACAAGTTTGGAGAAACATCTCCACCAGTAGTTAGGAGTACTGAAGTTCAAGTAGCTATAATAGATGCAATTAAAAATGGCAGGGTTGAAGATTTTGTGAGGCTCGTTGTTTTCTACATGTCAAACAATTTTTTTCACAAAAACAG CAAAGGGGATGTTAGACGTATCACCGGTTGCACTTTCTATCTGCTG TATTGGTTTGCGGAACATTCTTCATTAGTTCCAAGAAGGGGAGGTGCAGAATCAATAGTCCCGGATTTGCAagatgggatgcttggaatatatCGAACGCTATTTCGGTACTCGAAAAATTCCCATATAAAATATCAGAG TCAGGAATATTTGAATTTGGTCATAGTTTAA
- the LOC113309583 gene encoding uncharacterized protein LOC113309583 isoform X1: MVKHRDKDAGCNESSDNDDFVKPLKKTKTIKKTEKPKTSKECAETGKKKATNQLSYSYSLDSTKPFRANFGPLHDLFRDLENKGQLLTKELIKALEATPFRDMVRVFIDNKISKDELCKSNHGLEMLIHTFTKTKDGQYGFNLVEGHELFISTPEDMVVDLGLQIIENGIEYKLINERKVTPSTNDLCIRYKFGETSPPVVRSTEVQVAIIDAIKNGRVEDFVRLVVFYMSNNFFHKNSIESSKGDVRRITGCTFYLLYWFAEHSSLVPRRGGAESIVPDLQDGMLGIYRTLFRYSKNSHIKYQSQEYLNLVIV; the protein is encoded by the exons ATGGTGAAACATCGTGATAAAGATGCTGGTTGTAACGAATCCAGTGATAACGATGATTTTGTGAAGCCGCTTAAGAAAACGAAAACGattaagaaaactgaaaaaccaaaaacaagtaaggaatgtgctgaaaccggcaaaaaaaAGGCAACAAATCAGCTAAGCTACTCGTATTCGTTAG ATTCGACAAAACCTTTCAGAGCAAATTTTGGTCCTTTGCATGACCTCTTCCGTGACCTCGAGAATAAGGGCCAACTGCTAACCAAGGAACTGATAAAAGCTCTTGAGGCGACACCATTTCGTGACATGGTTCGAGTGTTCATAGATAATAAGATTAGCAAAGATGAGTTATGTAAGAGTAACCATGGACTGGAAATGCTCATACATACTTTCACTAAAACTAAAGATGGACAGTATGGTTTCAATCTCGTTGAAGGACATGAATTGTTTATCTCGACACCGGAAGACATGGTCGTTGATCTTGGATTGCAGATAATTGAGAATGGTATTGAGTACAAATTAATAAATGAAAGAAAAGTCACCCCGAGCACAAATGATTTGTGTATAAGATACAAGTTTGGAGAAACATCTCCACCAGTAGTTAGGAGTACTGAAGTTCAAGTAGCTATAATAGATGCAATTAAAAATGGCAGGGTTGAAGATTTTGTGAGGCTCGTTGTTTTCTACATGTCAAACAATTTTTTTCACAAAAACAG TATTGAATCCAGCAAAGGGGATGTTAGACGTATCACCGGTTGCACTTTCTATCTGCTG TATTGGTTTGCGGAACATTCTTCATTAGTTCCAAGAAGGGGAGGTGCAGAATCAATAGTCCCGGATTTGCAagatgggatgcttggaatatatCGAACGCTATTTCGGTACTCGAAAAATTCCCATATAAAATATCAGAG TCAGGAATATTTGAATTTGGTCATAGTTTAA